The following are encoded together in the Pyxidicoccus xibeiensis genome:
- a CDS encoding imm11 family protein, producing MMRYWILDGGNNDGAFISGYPKSKIKDWRYDEGESLAKEFPKDAAVVFSSKWPERRKLYDFLDNAVTALIVSERVRRILEELKAKDLEFLPVTVKDHKKAPVAERYFILNPLGGQDAIDMEKSQLVMNALEKEQIGRIKKLVLQPKKIDKDAKLFRASRARHVIFVDDAVRKALRKEGITGFWLYKAEGWNGFPKAQNED from the coding sequence ATGATGCGTTACTGGATCCTGGATGGTGGCAACAATGACGGGGCCTTCATCAGCGGCTATCCGAAGAGCAAGATCAAGGACTGGCGCTACGACGAAGGGGAGAGCCTGGCGAAGGAGTTCCCCAAGGACGCGGCCGTCGTCTTCTCGAGCAAGTGGCCGGAGCGCCGCAAGCTCTACGACTTCCTGGACAACGCAGTCACTGCCCTCATCGTCTCGGAGCGGGTGCGGCGCATCCTGGAGGAGCTCAAGGCGAAGGACCTGGAGTTCCTGCCGGTGACGGTCAAGGACCACAAGAAAGCTCCCGTGGCGGAGAGGTACTTCATCCTCAATCCCCTGGGCGGCCAGGACGCCATCGACATGGAGAAGTCGCAGCTCGTCATGAACGCGCTGGAAAAAGAGCAGATCGGGCGCATCAAGAAGCTCGTCCTCCAGCCCAAGAAAATCGACAAGGACGCGAAGCTCTTCCGGGCAAGCCGCGCCAGGCACGTCATCTTCGTGGACGATGCGGTGCGCAAGGCCTTGCGCAAGGAGGGAATCACCGGCTTCTGGCTCTACAAGGCCGAAGGCTGGAACGGGTTTCCCAAGGCGCAAAACGAGGACTGA
- a CDS encoding Imm43 family immunity protein has protein sequence MMRYWILDGGHNGGAYISGYPKSTIKNWRYHEGESLAKEFPKDAAVVFSSKWPERRKLYDFLDNAVTALIVSERVRRILEDLKAKDLEFLPVTVKDHKGAPVEARYFILNPLGGQDAIDMEKSQLVMSALDKEQIAHINKLVLQPKKIDKDAKLFRASRARTVIFVDDAVRKAFRKEGITGFWLYKAEGWDGLSMAEDED, from the coding sequence ATGATGCGTTACTGGATTCTGGATGGTGGCCACAACGGCGGCGCGTACATCAGCGGCTATCCGAAGAGCACCATCAAGAACTGGCGCTACCACGAAGGGGAGAGCCTGGCGAAGGAGTTCCCCAAGGACGCGGCCGTCGTCTTCTCGAGCAAGTGGCCGGAGCGCCGCAAGCTCTACGACTTCCTGGATAACGCAGTCACCGCCCTCATCGTCTCAGAGCGGGTGCGGCGCATCCTGGAGGACCTGAAGGCGAAGGACCTGGAGTTCCTGCCGGTGACGGTCAAAGACCACAAGGGAGCTCCCGTCGAGGCGAGGTACTTCATCCTCAATCCCCTGGGCGGCCAGGACGCCATCGACATGGAGAAGTCGCAGCTCGTCATGAGCGCGCTAGATAAGGAGCAGATCGCGCACATCAATAAGCTCGTCCTCCAGCCCAAGAAGATCGACAAGGACGCGAAGCTCTTCCGGGCAAGCCGTGCCAGGACCGTCATCTTCGTGGACGATGCGGTGCGCAAGGCCTTCCGCAAGGAGGGAATCACCGGCTTCTGGCTCTACAAGGCCGAAGGCTGGGACGGGCTTTCCATGGCGGAAGACGAGGACTGA
- a CDS encoding imm11 family protein: MMSYWILDGGNNDGAFISGYPKSKIKDWRYDEGESLAKEFPKDAAVVFSSNWPERRKLYDFLDNAVTALIVSERVRRILEELKAKDLEFLPVTVKDHKKAPMAERYFILNALGGQDAIDMEKSQLVMDPLEKEQIGRIKKLVLQPKKIDKDAKLFRASRARHVIFVDDAVRKAFRKEGITGFWLYKAEGWNGFPKAQNED; encoded by the coding sequence ATGATGAGTTACTGGATCCTGGATGGTGGCAACAACGACGGGGCCTTCATCAGCGGCTATCCGAAGAGCAAGATCAAGGACTGGCGCTACGACGAAGGGGAGAGCCTGGCGAAGGAGTTCCCCAAGGACGCAGCCGTCGTTTTCTCGAGCAATTGGCCGGAGCGCCGCAAGCTCTACGACTTCCTGGACAACGCAGTCACTGCCCTCATCGTCTCGGAGCGGGTGCGGCGCATCCTGGAGGAGCTGAAGGCCAAGGACCTGGAGTTCCTGCCGGTGACGGTCAAGGACCACAAGAAAGCTCCCATGGCGGAGAGGTACTTCATCCTCAACGCCCTGGGCGGCCAGGACGCCATCGACATGGAGAAGTCGCAGCTCGTCATGGACCCGCTGGAAAAAGAGCAGATCGGGCGCATCAAGAAGCTCGTCCTCCAGCCCAAGAAGATCGACAAGGACGCAAAGCTCTTCCGGGCAAGCCGTGCCAGGCACGTCATCTTCGTGGACGATGCGGTGCGCAAGGCCTTCCGCAAGGAGGGAATCACCGGCTTCTGGCTCTACAAGGCCGAAGGCTGGAACGGGTTTCCCAAGGCGCAAAACGAGGACTGA
- a CDS encoding AHH domain-containing protein has protein sequence MQTAAAMRRSERIEKDYARKKAKFTASQKRAKAKKKKKGAAKKPAHASTLADLKGVLAKDAYYGQNCHDYLETDGGRNALFKNFDVDFAHKHTGVPKKVLEAFRFPNPDHVENFNPGAKDVGNPKKKAGQKYPYVWEAHHMLPGSAFYYEDDEGLCFENWQLTLILQSDYNLNHGHNMIPLADETWAVPIHKLPQHPGDHPIYTQLVMRKLRQVAKRLERARDKGAKHPDLKAEVFQKLRELEDESWDFLVDLGKTLTKALVASRRHTAPWVTYGTAKDPLKYEWGALY, from the coding sequence ATGCAGACCGCTGCCGCCATGCGGCGCAGCGAGCGCATCGAGAAGGACTACGCGAGGAAGAAGGCGAAGTTCACCGCGTCGCAGAAGCGGGCAAAGGCAAAGAAGAAGAAGAAGGGGGCGGCGAAGAAGCCCGCCCATGCGAGCACCCTGGCGGACCTGAAGGGCGTGCTCGCGAAGGACGCCTACTACGGGCAGAACTGCCACGACTACCTGGAGACGGACGGCGGGCGGAACGCCCTCTTCAAGAACTTCGACGTGGACTTCGCCCACAAGCACACGGGCGTGCCGAAGAAGGTCCTGGAGGCGTTCCGCTTCCCCAACCCCGACCACGTGGAGAACTTCAACCCGGGGGCCAAGGACGTCGGGAACCCGAAGAAGAAGGCGGGCCAGAAGTACCCGTACGTCTGGGAGGCCCACCACATGCTTCCCGGCAGTGCCTTCTACTACGAGGACGACGAAGGCCTCTGCTTCGAGAACTGGCAGCTCACGCTCATCCTGCAGAGCGACTACAACCTCAACCACGGCCACAACATGATTCCGCTGGCGGATGAGACGTGGGCCGTTCCCATCCACAAGCTGCCACAGCATCCGGGCGACCACCCCATCTACACGCAGTTGGTGATGAGGAAGCTGAGGCAGGTGGCCAAAAGACTTGAGAGGGCCCGGGACAAGGGGGCAAAGCATCCCGACCTCAAGGCAGAGGTCTTCCAGAAGCTTCGGGAACTGGAGGACGAGTCCTGGGACTTCCTCGTGGATCTGGGGAAGACTCTCACCAAGGCCCTGGTGGCCTCCCGTCGCCACACTGCTCCCTGGGTCACCTATGGGACGGCGAAAGACCCTTTGAAGTATGAGTGGGGCGCCCTGTACTAG
- a CDS encoding DUF4150 domain-containing protein has translation MSTSVGVNKLSVVHEQTNGVTIAFPDVCKTPSPAGPVPIPYPNIAKSSDTAKGTKKVSVDGKPVCIADSNFSTSTGDEAGTAGGGVASSKTKGKAEFVNYSFDVKFEGKGVARTFDPMLHNDKNTPPAPLLQGPVVGLGKSAEPPKCGLCEKHL, from the coding sequence ATGAGCACGAGTGTCGGGGTAAACAAGCTCTCCGTGGTGCACGAGCAGACCAACGGCGTCACCATCGCCTTCCCAGATGTGTGCAAGACGCCCAGCCCCGCCGGACCGGTCCCCATTCCCTATCCGAATATCGCGAAGTCATCGGATACCGCGAAGGGTACGAAGAAGGTCTCGGTGGATGGCAAGCCCGTCTGCATCGCGGACTCGAACTTCAGCACCAGCACCGGTGACGAGGCAGGCACCGCCGGTGGCGGCGTGGCCTCCAGCAAGACGAAGGGCAAGGCCGAGTTCGTCAACTACTCCTTCGACGTGAAGTTCGAGGGCAAGGGTGTGGCGCGCACCTTCGACCCCATGCTCCACAACGACAAGAACACGCCGCCGGCCCCGTTGCTCCAGGGCCCCGTCGTCGGCCTCGGCAAGTCCGCCGAACCGCCGAAGTGCGGCCTCTGCGAGAAGCACCTGTAA
- a CDS encoding zinc metalloprotease has product METRQDLNSQPEAVKFVAGQVAENTKESCMAWVAGGERAAGKDRAALVKSLRWRPGDKLTIAFLDGDPGVQERVRQMALRWTRPGLARLTFSFLKDPAKALIRISFKYVGSWSNLGTSCKGVSRNAPTMNFGWLTPESTDEELRSVVLHEFGHALGLIHEHQNPTGGIPWDKEAVYRDLSGPPNNWRREDIDSNLFEPYSRRETNYTKTDMASIMMYPVKKSWTLNGFSVGLNRDLSPTDEKFIHQQYP; this is encoded by the coding sequence ATGGAGACACGGCAAGACCTCAACTCCCAGCCCGAGGCGGTGAAGTTCGTCGCCGGGCAGGTGGCGGAGAATACGAAGGAAAGCTGCATGGCCTGGGTGGCCGGTGGAGAGCGGGCCGCGGGCAAGGACCGTGCGGCACTGGTGAAGTCCTTGCGGTGGCGGCCGGGCGACAAGCTCACCATCGCGTTCCTCGACGGGGACCCGGGCGTGCAGGAGCGCGTCCGGCAGATGGCGCTGCGGTGGACCCGGCCGGGGCTCGCCCGGTTGACGTTCAGCTTCCTCAAGGACCCGGCGAAAGCGCTGATTCGCATCTCGTTCAAGTACGTCGGCTCCTGGTCCAACCTCGGCACCAGCTGCAAGGGGGTCTCCCGGAACGCGCCGACGATGAACTTCGGCTGGCTCACGCCCGAGTCGACTGACGAGGAGCTGCGGAGCGTGGTGCTCCACGAGTTCGGCCACGCGCTGGGCCTCATCCACGAGCACCAGAACCCCACCGGGGGGATTCCCTGGGACAAGGAGGCCGTCTATCGCGACCTGTCCGGGCCTCCGAACAACTGGCGCCGCGAGGACATCGACAGCAACCTCTTCGAGCCGTACTCGCGCCGGGAGACCAACTACACGAAGACGGACATGGCGAGCATCATGATGTACCCCGTCAAGAAGTCGTGGACGCTCAACGGCTTCTCCGTGGGCCTCAACAGGGACCTGTCGCCCACCGACGAGAAGTTCATCCATCAGCAGTACCCGTGA
- a CDS encoding caspase family protein, with protein sequence MATNEELAATDWAVVVGLSRYPGLGNLDGPENDAKAFHAWLTQRAGVPAERVRCVLSSDLEFMAAPPGADARPASLILSARPTSERIEQAFDELCELAKSNDERGEGLRVGRRLYIFLAGHGFTPTGEEVALLMANATPNRTYHVAGRPYANYFVKAGIFDEVVLFMDCCRERYLVQVPLRVPPYVDLTDPTSVERSKILFGFATRWSRLSREKPMPDGKVRGVFSTALVAGLNGAAVDAQGDITARSLADYLYNHMKSLLSPEELKDDDIPKEPELVYDTNPNARFLLLQGHPEASAPRFPVTVHLRPEDAERDVEILDSRLHVAARAHAPGPAWSVTLEPGLYLGQVREGGRQQPFEVSGLRGLEVRMPDAEAPREVPLRVRTEDPESEVFLIDGGFRLMDRSLGALEGRYPPGLYKVKVQTGARIRERFVRLEPGGEQLVGKQEGATLLRGVDGAELRFPRLAFATAVPLTETSWSRDEHTEAAVTHSRQVHARLGRGSWLFVLMRTWTTEEARAARQGPPAPFELSLRSLDGRELVDLVAGGAVDDDLEDPWVACNVELDPGTYLLRVGTETGLKLDYVVVASSDWQTQVFLCRRQARGGKEGAWAGTMHTSVHMRRPAQGFDPESPGLRLTELTRIGLRNRRAIVTPELLKELKGTEQRNPMLGLYGAHLLMMADAPDLELVRKMVGHLGRLLGMHPDVEALAMALGDTPLRPGFFSVPPMLLKSWALVVRETVARPELVPRDSLASAVAERLWGEGPWVVWKALPPGEALSVTRPKETRRALDIELLANRLQAVPSQRITALRDASALERALLAHLYGVPPTSEAVPGAQRQARRAPREELPRPTVEKMVRVLGVPAASLEVAMLRLLAKLEGAGRATGAEAVAAPPA encoded by the coding sequence ATGGCAACGAATGAAGAGCTGGCCGCCACCGACTGGGCCGTGGTGGTGGGGCTGAGTCGCTACCCGGGGCTGGGGAACCTGGACGGGCCGGAGAACGACGCGAAGGCCTTCCACGCGTGGCTCACACAGCGCGCGGGAGTGCCCGCGGAGCGCGTGCGCTGCGTCCTGTCCTCGGACCTGGAGTTCATGGCCGCCCCTCCGGGCGCCGATGCCAGGCCCGCTTCATTGATTCTCAGCGCCAGGCCGACCTCCGAGCGCATCGAGCAGGCCTTCGACGAGCTCTGCGAGCTGGCGAAGAGCAACGACGAGCGCGGGGAGGGGCTGCGCGTCGGCCGGCGGCTCTACATCTTCCTCGCCGGGCATGGCTTCACGCCCACGGGCGAGGAAGTCGCCCTGCTGATGGCCAACGCCACGCCCAATCGCACGTACCACGTGGCGGGCCGGCCCTACGCCAACTACTTCGTCAAGGCGGGCATCTTCGACGAGGTCGTCCTCTTCATGGACTGCTGCCGGGAGCGCTACCTCGTCCAGGTGCCCCTGCGGGTGCCGCCGTACGTGGACCTGACGGACCCCACGTCGGTGGAGCGCTCGAAGATTCTCTTCGGCTTCGCCACCCGGTGGTCCCGCCTGTCGCGCGAGAAGCCCATGCCGGACGGCAAGGTGCGCGGCGTCTTCAGCACCGCGCTGGTGGCGGGGCTCAACGGCGCGGCGGTGGACGCGCAGGGGGACATCACCGCCCGCTCCCTGGCGGACTACCTCTACAACCACATGAAGAGCCTGCTGTCGCCCGAGGAGCTCAAGGACGACGACATCCCCAAGGAGCCCGAGCTCGTCTACGACACCAACCCGAACGCGCGCTTCCTCCTCCTCCAGGGGCACCCGGAGGCGTCCGCGCCGCGCTTCCCCGTCACCGTCCACCTGCGCCCGGAGGACGCGGAGCGGGACGTGGAGATTCTCGACAGCCGCCTCCACGTGGCGGCGCGGGCCCACGCCCCGGGCCCGGCGTGGTCGGTGACGCTGGAGCCCGGGCTGTACCTCGGCCAGGTGCGCGAGGGAGGACGGCAGCAGCCCTTCGAGGTCAGCGGCCTGCGAGGGCTCGAGGTCCGGATGCCTGACGCCGAAGCGCCACGCGAGGTGCCGCTGCGGGTGCGCACGGAGGACCCGGAGTCGGAGGTCTTCCTCATCGATGGCGGCTTCCGGCTCATGGACCGGAGCCTCGGAGCGCTGGAGGGCCGCTACCCGCCGGGCCTCTACAAGGTAAAGGTGCAGACGGGCGCTCGCATCCGTGAGCGCTTCGTGCGGCTGGAGCCCGGCGGCGAGCAGCTCGTGGGCAAGCAGGAGGGCGCCACGCTGCTTCGCGGGGTGGACGGCGCGGAGCTGCGCTTTCCACGCCTGGCCTTCGCCACCGCCGTCCCCCTCACCGAGACGAGCTGGTCGCGCGACGAGCACACCGAGGCGGCCGTCACGCACAGCCGCCAGGTGCATGCGCGCCTGGGGCGGGGGAGCTGGCTCTTCGTGCTCATGCGCACCTGGACCACGGAGGAGGCACGCGCCGCGCGGCAGGGGCCTCCCGCGCCCTTCGAGCTGTCGCTGCGCTCGCTGGACGGACGGGAGCTGGTGGACCTCGTCGCGGGGGGCGCCGTGGATGACGACCTGGAGGACCCCTGGGTGGCCTGCAACGTGGAGCTGGACCCGGGGACGTACCTGCTGCGCGTGGGCACCGAGACGGGCCTGAAGCTGGACTACGTGGTCGTGGCCTCGTCGGACTGGCAGACGCAGGTGTTCCTCTGCCGGCGTCAGGCGCGCGGGGGGAAGGAGGGCGCGTGGGCTGGCACCATGCACACGTCCGTGCACATGCGGCGCCCCGCGCAGGGCTTCGACCCGGAGAGCCCGGGCCTGCGCCTCACCGAGCTGACGCGCATCGGGCTGCGCAACCGCCGCGCCATCGTCACCCCGGAGCTGCTCAAGGAACTCAAGGGCACCGAGCAGCGCAACCCCATGCTGGGCCTCTACGGGGCCCATCTCCTGATGATGGCGGACGCGCCGGACCTGGAGCTGGTGCGCAAGATGGTGGGCCACCTGGGCCGGCTGTTGGGGATGCACCCGGACGTCGAGGCCCTGGCGATGGCCCTGGGCGACACGCCCCTCAGGCCGGGCTTCTTCAGTGTCCCGCCGATGCTGCTGAAGAGCTGGGCGCTGGTGGTGCGCGAGACGGTGGCGCGCCCGGAGCTGGTGCCCCGGGACTCGCTGGCCTCGGCCGTCGCGGAGCGGCTGTGGGGCGAGGGGCCGTGGGTGGTCTGGAAGGCGCTCCCCCCGGGTGAGGCCCTCTCCGTGACGCGCCCCAAGGAGACGCGGCGCGCGCTGGACATCGAGCTGCTCGCCAACAGGCTCCAGGCCGTCCCCTCCCAGCGAATCACGGCGCTGCGGGACGCGAGCGCGCTGGAGCGGGCCCTCCTCGCGCACCTGTACGGGGTGCCGCCCACGTCGGAGGCGGTGCCCGGCGCCCAGCGCCAGGCCCGGCGCGCCCCGCGAGAGGAGCTGCCTCGCCCCACCGTGGAGAAGATGGTGCGGGTGCTCGGCGTGCCCGCGGCCTCGCTGGAGGTGGCGATGCTCCGCCTGCTGGCGAAGCTCGAAGGCGCCGGGCGCGCCACCGGGGCCGAGGCCGTTGCTGCGCCTCCAGCCTGA